The Fusobacterium necrophorum subsp. necrophorum genome includes the window CATAGACGGTATATAGGGAAAAATTTTTTCCAATATTCTGAAATAGCGGAAATATGCGAAGAATAGTTTTCCCTTGATAATTTTGTATGCAAAGATAGCTTTTCTTTTTTTTCATGGTATAATAGAAATAGAAATGAAGAAAGAATAAAGACAGAAAAAATATTAGAATTGCATTGAAAGAGAGGAATGGAGTATGAAGATAAAAAAAATAGAAATAAAAAAACTTAAAGGAATCAAAAATCTTTCTCTTTCTTTTGAAAATGAAGGAAAACCTTTGGATATTATTGTATTAGCCGGTTCGAATGGAACAGGAAAAACAACGATTTTAGAAGTTATAAAAAATATTTTTGTTGGAGATTACTCAGATTATGGGAATGAAAATTTCCCAGTAAGAATGGAAATATTCTTTGAGAGTTTAGAAGAGGTAGCTATTTCTAAATCCAAAATGTCTTCTAAGGAAACCAATATAAAACAATGGAAAATACTTAATGCTTTCAGAAACTATTCGTCACTAAAAGAGGAGTTAGAGCAAGAATTTTTTGACTATCAATTAGCAAAGAATCTGAAGATTTTACCTAAGATAATTTATTTGCCTACCAGAACAAACTTTCAAAATGTAAATACAAAAACGACTGCATTAAAAGCTAGCAATCATTTTGTCAATATTGTAGATAATGAAATATTTAAAGACATTCCTTCTTATATTGCGACTAGAGTTTACTATGTTGCAAATACACAAGAGAATTTAACTTTAAAAGAGGCTAAGGAAAAAGTAGCAGAGGAAATTAATAGTGTATTTAAAATTTTAGATTTGGATATTAAATTTATAGGTTTGTCTAAAGATGAAGAAAGCAATCCTATTTTTTCAAATTCTGCTGGGGAAGAGTTTGATATTAACGAACTTTCTTCTGGAGAAAAACAACTTTTTTTAAGGACTCTATCCATACAGATGTTAAATCCTAAAAATTCGATTATTTTAATAGATGAGCCGGAAGTATCTTTACATCCGGAATGGCAGCAAAAAATTATAGAAGTATATAGAAAAATTGGAA containing:
- a CDS encoding ATP-binding protein produces the protein MKIKKIEIKKLKGIKNLSLSFENEGKPLDIIVLAGSNGTGKTTILEVIKNIFVGDYSDYGNENFPVRMEIFFESLEEVAISKSKMSSKETNIKQWKILNAFRNYSSLKEELEQEFFDYQLAKNLKILPKIIYLPTRTNFQNVNTKTTALKASNHFVNIVDNEIFKDIPSYIATRVYYVANTQENLTLKEAKEKVAEEINSVFKILDLDIKFIGLSKDEESNPIFSNSAGEEFDINELSSGEKQLFLRTLSIQMLNPKNSIILIDEPEVSLHPEWQQKIIEVYRKIGSNNQIIVATHSPHILGSVRKENIFVLVKDTEGNITVKTGEELYASYGQPTDKILEGIMNLSSARVPEVASKLENLRQLVDNNKYNTEEFKEKSEELHEILGEKDIDLMLIDMDVELKQKENLNAQSE